A single region of the Caretta caretta isolate rCarCar2 chromosome 25, rCarCar1.hap1, whole genome shotgun sequence genome encodes:
- the LOC125627264 gene encoding uncharacterized protein LOC125627264 isoform X2, producing MPPCARRSAVWSNGKVLDPISVCGEEAVQSQLHTSRRNYDIFGQISRNMMERGHDRDALQCRIKMKELWNAYPKAHKANHRSSAASAICHFYKELDAILGGDPTSTPSTNMDSSESSSTRQEEEEQQQSGSEGAEVEEDMSESLDACSQELFSSQEEGSQSRWPVHGEGQTPEEVPDATLRSQPSVLSLAKSLQRIRKRPSRSKEDMLHEIMWHSSNEN from the exons atgcctccatgtgCCAGGCGATCcgcagtatggagcaatggcaaggtgctggaccccatcagtgtttgtggggaggaagctgtccagtcccagctgcacaccagccgtaggaattacgatatcTTCGGGCAGATTTCAAGgaacatgatggaaaggggccatgaccgggacgcactgcagtgcaggattaaaatgaaggagctgtggaatgcttACCCCAAAGCCCATAAGGCAAACCACCGCTCCAGTGCTGCCTCTGCaatctgccatttctacaaagagctggatgcaatacttgggggcgaccccacctccactccaagtaCCAACATGGACTCTTCAGAgtccagttcaacaaggcaggaggaggaggagcagcagcaaagtgggagcgagggtgctgaggtggaggaagacatgtcggaatccctagatgcatgcagccaggagctgttctcaagccaggaggaaggtagccagtcgcggtGGCCGGTGcatggggaaggacaaacaccagaggaggttcccg atgcaaccttgagatctcagccgtccgtgttatcactGGCCAAAAgtctccaaagaatcagaaagaggccaagtagaagcaaggaagacatgttgcatgaaatAATGtggcattcaagtaatgaaaattga